A genomic segment from Phragmites australis chromosome 6, lpPhrAust1.1, whole genome shotgun sequence encodes:
- the LOC133920594 gene encoding serine/threonine-protein kinase RHS3-like isoform X1 produces MQQSQLLNLLNGQLIQFLNCAFTVAARHAWSSTDEGMTTTISGIMEDVRIGSFDAAGAYPTTLPSPRMLGEQNHSPREPSGFRKSLNPIYTDHDTASSASISISTAAVASSSSSSAAGNNPASAAAARSSDGSGGSPAPEVTVLARRHTGTGDGRWEAISAAEPPLSLGHFRLLKRLGYGDIGSVYLVELRGRGALFAMKVMDKGSLAGRNKLARAQTEREILGLLDHPFLPTLYSHFETDKFCCLLMEYCSGGNLHSLRQKQPNKRFTEDAARFYASEVLLALEYLHMLGVVYRDLKPENVLVREEGHIMLSDFDLSLRCSVSPALVRSPSGRVGGGLAHGCMLPRILPTKRSKKKGSKDKDKAKLDEPVTSGGKKLPPTSLEFTAEPTGARSMSFVGTHEYLAPEIIRGEGHGSAVDWWTFGVFLYELLHGATPFKGSGNRATLFNVVAQPLRFPDAPAVSAAARDLIRGLLAKEPQNRLACRRGAAEVKQHPFFEGVNWALVRSAKPPFIPDATVDHGSQFDGDAMAAVQGGTPKSAGRKTSSRHTDSSHIDFEYF; encoded by the exons ATGCAGCAATCCCAGCTATTAAATCTGCTGAACGGTCAATTGATTCAGTTCCTTAATTGTGCATTCACTGTAGCAGCGCGTCATGCATGGAGTAGCACCGATGAGGGCATGACTACCACCATCAGTGGCATCATGGAAGACGTCAGGATCGGGAGCTTCGACGCCGCCGGTGCGTACCCGACGACGCTGCCCAGCCCGAGGATGCTCGGTGAGCAAAACCATTCGCCGCGCGAGCCGTCGGGCTTCAGGAAGAGCCTGAACCCAATCTACACCGACCACGACACGGCCAGTTCCGCTTCCATTTCCATTtccacggcggcggtggcgtcgTCGAGCTCATCCTCGGCCGCAGGAAATAATCCTgcatcagcggcggcggcacggaGCAGCGACGGGAGCGGGGGCAGCCCTGCCCCAGAGGTGACGGTGCTCGCGCGGCGGCACACAGGCACCGGGGACGGCCGGTGGGAGGCCATCAGCGCGGCGGAGCCCCCGCTGAGCCTGGGCCACTTCCGGCTCCTGAAGCGGCTCGGCTACGGCGACATCGGCAGCGTGTACCTCGTCGAGCTTCGCGGCCGCGGCGCGCTGTTCGCGATGAAGGTGATGGACAAGGGGTCCCTCGCCGGCCGGAACAAGTTGGCCCGCGCGCAGACGGAGCGCGAGATCCTCGGCCTGCTCGATCACCCCTTCCTACCCACGCTCTACTCCCACTTCGAGACCGACAAGTTCTGCTGCCTCCTCATGGAGTACTGCAGCGGCGGCAACCTCCACTCGCTCCGGCAGAAGCAGCCCAACAAGCGCTTCACCGAGGACGCCGCAAG GTTTTACGCGTCTGAAGTGCTGCTTGCGCTGGAGTACCTGCACATGCTGGGCGTCGTGTACCGTGACCTCAAGCCGGAGAACGTGCTGGTCAGGGAGGAAGGCCACATCATGCTCTCCGACTTCGACCTCTCCCTGCGGTGCTCCGTCAGCCCGGCGCTCGTCCGGTCCCCGTCCGGCCGTGTCGGCGGCGGTCTCGCCCACGGCTGCATGCTTCCGCGCATCCTCCCGACcaagaggagcaagaagaagggGAGTAAGGATAAGGACAAGGCCAAGCTGGACGAGCCGGTGACCAGCGGCGGCAAGAAGCTGCCGCCGACGTCGCTGGAGTTCACGGCCGAGCCGACGGGCGCGCGGTCGATGTCGTTCGTGGGCACGCACGAGTACCTGGCGCCGGAGATCATACGCGGCGAGGGCCACGGCAGCGCCGTCGACTGGTGGACCTTCGGCGTCTTCCTGTACGAGCTGCTGCACGGCGCCACGCCGTTCAAGGGATCCGGGAACCGCGCCACGCTCTTCAACGTCGTCGCGCAGCCGCTGCGGTTCCCCGACGCGCCGGCGGTCAGCGCCGCGGCCAGGGACCTCATCCGGGGCCTGCTGGCCAAGGAGCCGCAGAACCGGCTCGCGTGCCGGCGCGGCGCCGCGGAGGTCAAGCAGCACCCCTTCTTCGAGGGCGTGAACTGGGCGCTGGTCAGGAGCGCCAAGCCACCCTTCATCCCCGACGCCACCGTTGACCACGGCTCCCAGTTCGACGGCGACGCCATGGCGGCGGTGCAAGGCGGCACGCCGAAAAGCGCCGGCCGGAAAACCAGCTCGCGTCACACTGATTCGTCGCATATTGATTTTGAGTACTTTTAG
- the LOC133920594 gene encoding serine/threonine-protein kinase AGC1-5-like isoform X2, with product MTTTISGIMEDVRIGSFDAAGAYPTTLPSPRMLGEQNHSPREPSGFRKSLNPIYTDHDTASSASISISTAAVASSSSSSAAGNNPASAAAARSSDGSGGSPAPEVTVLARRHTGTGDGRWEAISAAEPPLSLGHFRLLKRLGYGDIGSVYLVELRGRGALFAMKVMDKGSLAGRNKLARAQTEREILGLLDHPFLPTLYSHFETDKFCCLLMEYCSGGNLHSLRQKQPNKRFTEDAARFYASEVLLALEYLHMLGVVYRDLKPENVLVREEGHIMLSDFDLSLRCSVSPALVRSPSGRVGGGLAHGCMLPRILPTKRSKKKGSKDKDKAKLDEPVTSGGKKLPPTSLEFTAEPTGARSMSFVGTHEYLAPEIIRGEGHGSAVDWWTFGVFLYELLHGATPFKGSGNRATLFNVVAQPLRFPDAPAVSAAARDLIRGLLAKEPQNRLACRRGAAEVKQHPFFEGVNWALVRSAKPPFIPDATVDHGSQFDGDAMAAVQGGTPKSAGRKTSSRHTDSSHIDFEYF from the exons ATGACTACCACCATCAGTGGCATCATGGAAGACGTCAGGATCGGGAGCTTCGACGCCGCCGGTGCGTACCCGACGACGCTGCCCAGCCCGAGGATGCTCGGTGAGCAAAACCATTCGCCGCGCGAGCCGTCGGGCTTCAGGAAGAGCCTGAACCCAATCTACACCGACCACGACACGGCCAGTTCCGCTTCCATTTCCATTtccacggcggcggtggcgtcgTCGAGCTCATCCTCGGCCGCAGGAAATAATCCTgcatcagcggcggcggcacggaGCAGCGACGGGAGCGGGGGCAGCCCTGCCCCAGAGGTGACGGTGCTCGCGCGGCGGCACACAGGCACCGGGGACGGCCGGTGGGAGGCCATCAGCGCGGCGGAGCCCCCGCTGAGCCTGGGCCACTTCCGGCTCCTGAAGCGGCTCGGCTACGGCGACATCGGCAGCGTGTACCTCGTCGAGCTTCGCGGCCGCGGCGCGCTGTTCGCGATGAAGGTGATGGACAAGGGGTCCCTCGCCGGCCGGAACAAGTTGGCCCGCGCGCAGACGGAGCGCGAGATCCTCGGCCTGCTCGATCACCCCTTCCTACCCACGCTCTACTCCCACTTCGAGACCGACAAGTTCTGCTGCCTCCTCATGGAGTACTGCAGCGGCGGCAACCTCCACTCGCTCCGGCAGAAGCAGCCCAACAAGCGCTTCACCGAGGACGCCGCAAG GTTTTACGCGTCTGAAGTGCTGCTTGCGCTGGAGTACCTGCACATGCTGGGCGTCGTGTACCGTGACCTCAAGCCGGAGAACGTGCTGGTCAGGGAGGAAGGCCACATCATGCTCTCCGACTTCGACCTCTCCCTGCGGTGCTCCGTCAGCCCGGCGCTCGTCCGGTCCCCGTCCGGCCGTGTCGGCGGCGGTCTCGCCCACGGCTGCATGCTTCCGCGCATCCTCCCGACcaagaggagcaagaagaagggGAGTAAGGATAAGGACAAGGCCAAGCTGGACGAGCCGGTGACCAGCGGCGGCAAGAAGCTGCCGCCGACGTCGCTGGAGTTCACGGCCGAGCCGACGGGCGCGCGGTCGATGTCGTTCGTGGGCACGCACGAGTACCTGGCGCCGGAGATCATACGCGGCGAGGGCCACGGCAGCGCCGTCGACTGGTGGACCTTCGGCGTCTTCCTGTACGAGCTGCTGCACGGCGCCACGCCGTTCAAGGGATCCGGGAACCGCGCCACGCTCTTCAACGTCGTCGCGCAGCCGCTGCGGTTCCCCGACGCGCCGGCGGTCAGCGCCGCGGCCAGGGACCTCATCCGGGGCCTGCTGGCCAAGGAGCCGCAGAACCGGCTCGCGTGCCGGCGCGGCGCCGCGGAGGTCAAGCAGCACCCCTTCTTCGAGGGCGTGAACTGGGCGCTGGTCAGGAGCGCCAAGCCACCCTTCATCCCCGACGCCACCGTTGACCACGGCTCCCAGTTCGACGGCGACGCCATGGCGGCGGTGCAAGGCGGCACGCCGAAAAGCGCCGGCCGGAAAACCAGCTCGCGTCACACTGATTCGTCGCATATTGATTTTGAGTACTTTTAG